The Neoarius graeffei isolate fNeoGra1 chromosome 12, fNeoGra1.pri, whole genome shotgun sequence genome window below encodes:
- the nefla gene encoding neurofilament light polypeptide, with the protein MSGIGFDPYYTSSYKRWYVESAPPRVATRTRSRTVYSSHSSPLSSARLQYSSPGRISSSSSLLLSSASHPLELDLSQAAQVSSELRAVRTQEKAQLQELNDRFAGFIERVHELEQQNRALEAELLLLRQRHSEPSCLRALYEQEARALRAAVDEAELEKQAAMSRREHLEETLRALQRQYDEEALERENSEARLMDARKEADERTLSQVELEKRVGVLLDELAFLKKLHEGEISELQAQIQYGAQIAVETETAKPDLSSALGEIRAQYERLAARNMQAAEDWFRGKVGHLTETVAHHTSAVRTSKDEAGEYRRQLQARILEIDACKNLNESLEKQLREVEDKQSAEIAAMQDTINELDNELRATKGEMARYLKEYQDLLNVKMALDIEIAAYRKLLEGEESRLSAGMAGGLASSYTMAPSYSRAVFSVQSSVTSAAPYLLSSRLVHSTLSAEPSKEEEEEEEEEEKEEEEEEKEEVEEEKKEEKEEEEEEKEGDEEKDEEGEKQEEEEEEAAEEEEKEGGEEEVKEGEEQEGKEEAVQAEKEEGGEKEGQEEKAEKDEEKGDDKVKAETDSGKDKEDSKAAEPVKEETETKPKPAEEKVKEEPEKVKPKEAEKPKAKDEGVEAKAEGKQEQEKPKEEAEKPKEKK; encoded by the exons ATGAGTGGCATCGGTTTCGATCCTTACTACACCTCCTCATACAAGCGTTGGTATGTGGAGAGTGCACCTCCACGTGTGGCGACACGGACTCGTTCCCGCACCGTGTATTCCAGCCACTCATCTCCACTGTCCTCTGCTCGCCTGCAGTACAGCTCCCCTGGGCGCatctcatcctcctcctccttacTGCTGAGCAGCGCTAGCCACCCTCTGGAGCTGGACCTGAGCCAGGCAGCGCAGGTGAGCTCTGAGCTCCGAGCAGTACGCACTCAGGAGAAGGCCCAGCTGCAGGAGCTCAATGATCGCTTTGCTGGCTTCATTGAGCGTGTCCATGAGCTTGAGCAGCAGAACCGAGCCCTTGAGGCTGAGCTGCTTCTACTGAGGCAGAGGCACAGTGAGCCATCATGCCTGCGTGCCCTGTATGAGCAGGAAGCTCGTGCTCTCCGAGCCGCTGTGGATGAGGCCGAACTGGAGAAACAGGCTGCAATGAGCCGGAGGGAGCACTTGGAAGAAACGCTTAGGGCCCTGCAGAGGCAGTATGATGAGGAGGCCCTGGAGCGAGAGAACTCTGAGGCCAGGCTCATGGATGCTCGCAAAGAGGCCGATGAGCGAACTCTTTCCCAGGTGGAACTGGAGAAGAGAGTGGGTGTCCTTCTGGATGAGCTGGCCTTCCTCAAGAAGCTCCATGAAGGAGAGATCTCTGAGCTGCAAGCACAGATCCAGTATGGTGCACAGATAGCCGTTGAAACCGAGACGGCCAAACCAGACCTGTCGAGTGCCCTGGGTGAAATCCGAGCACAGTACGAGAGGCTGGCAGCACGTAATATGCAGGCTGCTGAAGATTGGTTCCGCGGGAAAGTGGGGCATCTGACGGAGACCGTGGCCCATCACACTAGCGCCGTGAGGACGTCCAAGGATGAAGCAGGCGAGTACCGGCGACAGCTGCAGGCACGCATCCTGGAAATAGACGCCTGCAAGAATTTAAACGAATCATTGGAGAAACAACTGAGAGAGGTGGAGGACAAGCAGAGCGCAGAAATCGCAGCCATGCAG GACACAATCAATGAGCTTGACAATGAATTACGAGCCACTAAAGGTGAAATGGCCAGGTACCTTAAAGAGTACCAGGATCTCCTCAATGTCAAGATGGCCCTCGATATTGAAATAGCTGCATACAG GAAGCTCTTGGAGGGTGAGGAATCCCGCCTCAGTGCTGGCATGGCAGGAGGTTTGGCCAGTTCCTACACGATGGCTCCTTCCTATTCACGTGCCGTCTTTTCTGTCCAGTCCAGTGTGACCTCTGCTGCCCCCTATCTGCTCAGCTCTCGCCTGGTGCACTCCACCCTCTCTGCAGAACCATccaaggaggaagaggaagaggaggaggaagaagaaaaggaagaggaagaggaggagaaggaagaagtagaagaagaaaagaaggaggagaaggaagaagaagaagaggaaaaagaGGGTGATGAAGAGAAAGATGAAGAAGGGGAGAAACAAGAGG aggaagaagaggaggctgcagaggaagaagaaaaggaaggagGTGAAGAGGAAGTTAAAGAGGGTGAGGAGcaggaaggaaaagaagaagctgTGCAGGCGGAGAAGGAGGAGGGTGGTGAGAAAGAAGGACAGGAGGAAAAGGCCGAGAAAGATGAGGAAAAGGGTGATGACAAGGTCAAAGCTGAGACAGACTCAGGAAAAGATAAGGAGGATAGTAAGGCAGCTGAGCCGGTTAAGGAGGAAACTGAGACAAAACCCAAGCCAGCTGAAGAAAAGGTCAAAGAGGAGCCTGAGAAAGTCAAACCCAAAGAAGCAGAAAAACCAAAAGCAAAAGATGAAGGTGTTGAAGCTAAAGCTGAGGGAAAGCAAGAACAGGAAAAGCCAAAAGAGGAAGCAGAAAAACCCAAAgaaaagaagtaa